The genomic DNA CATGCGCGCCCACCCAAACGGCGCTGCCTTACTGACCAATGCCGACGACCTCGAAGAGCTTATCGGGTTCGTAGCCGCCGAAGCCAACCACGAACCCAACCGCCGCCGCCAAGACCGCCTCGACGCCGCGTTCAACGCACTGACCGACGCCGCCCAAACCCTCTCCAGCTGAGCATCTCTCGGCCCTACGCATCAGCCCTGGGCGCGCCAAAGCATCCGCAGCAAGCTACCGAACCCGCTCGCCGTTATCCCCAACACCACCAGCTCAAGCTGCAAGAGCCTGTCACTTGAGTTCCCCAGCCCGTATGCTCACCCACGAAGCTGCGAACCGACCGGTGCTTTTACACCCACTTTCGGACGCGACCTGAAGACGACTTTTCCGTACACAGAAGACATGGTCCGAAACGTACCCTCACGACGAAGTGACTAGAGGGTCACCCCGAGCAGCGCGTCGACGGTGTCGGCCACCAATCGCGGCGCGGCGGCGTCGTGCCCGCCGTATTCGAGCGCGTCCGTCGACCAGCCATCAAGGGCGGCAAGTACTTTCGGGGTATCGAGATCGTCGGCCAGGTACCGGCGGACCCGGGCGAGCAGATCCGTCGCATCCGGCCCGGCGGGCAGTGCGGTGGCCGCCCGCCAGCGCTGCAGCCGCACCTGCGCGGTGCTGAGGACCTCGGGGCTCCAGAAGCGATCGGCGCGGTAGTGCCCGGCCATCAGACCGAGCCGGATGGCACCCGGGTCGACGCCGTCGGCCCGCAGCTGCGACACCAGCACCAGGTTGCCGCGGCTCTTGCTCATCTTGTGGCCGTCCCAGCCGATCATGCCGCCGTGCACGTAGTGGCGGGCGAAACGCCGCTCCCCCGTTACTGATTCGGCGTGGGCGGCGGAGAACTCGTGGTGCGGGAAGGTCAGGTCGCTGCCGCCGCCCTGGATGTCGAAACCCGCACCGAGGCGGTTCAGCGCGATCGCGGCGCACTCGATGTGCCAGCCCGGCCGGCCCGCGCCGAACGGCGACGACCAACTCGGCTCGCCCGGGCGCTGCACCCGCCACAGCAGCGCGTCCAGCTGGCTGGCCTTGCCGGCGCGGTCGGGGTCGCCGCCGCGCTCGCCGAACAGCGCCAGCATGGTGTCGCGGTCGTAGCCCGACTCGTAGCCGAACTGGGTGGTGGCGTCGGCCCGGAAGTAGACATCGGGGTACTGGGCGTCGTCGATGACGTACGCCGCGCCGGACGCCAGCAGCTTCTCGACGAGCTCGACGACCTCGGCGACGGACTCGATGGCGCCGACGTAGTCGTGCGGCGGGAGCACCCGCAGCGCCGCCATGTCCTGCCGGAAGAGCTCGGTCTCACGGTCGCCGAGGTCGCGCCAGTCGATGCCGTCGCGCGCGGCCCGCTCGAACAGCGGGTCGTCGACGTCGGTGACGTTCTGCACGTAGTGGACGTCGTGCCCGGCGTCGAGCCAGTACCGGTGCACCAGGTCGAACGTCAGATAGGTGGCGGCGTGACCCAGGTGCGTGGCGTCGTACGGCGTGATGCCACAGACGTACATGGTGGCCTTCGGACCGGCCGAGACCGGCCGGACCTGACGGTCGGCGGTGTCGTAGAGCCGCAGTTCGGGGCCGGCCTGTTTCGGCCGGCCCGGCAGGTTCGGGACGCTGGGCGCCAGCCACGATCGCATGGCATCGACTTTAGGGTGTGGCCCGAGACACGGCTTAGTCAGGACACCTGGCGCACGGCGTCGAGCAGGGTGTCGGCGAACTCCGGCCGGCACATGACGAAGTCCGGCAGGTACGGATCGGGCCGGTTGTACCGCAGCGGCGAGCCGTCGAGCCGCGACGCGAACAGCCCCGCCGCCTGCACCACGCCGGCCGGTGCGGCCGAGTCCCATTCCCACTGCCCGCCGGCGTGCACGTAGGCGTCGACGTCGCCGCGCACCACGGCCATCGCCTTGGCGCCCGCCGATCCGATGCCGACGAGCTCCATGTCGAGCACATCGCGCAGCCACCACACCACGGCCGGCGGCCGGTAGGTGCTGGTGGCGACGCGGATGGGCCCGGGCCGGCGCGGCGGCGGTCCGGTCACGGTGTCGGTGCGGTGCACCTCGCCGTGTGCGGGCAGCGCGACGGCCGCGTCGGTGATGGACCCGTGTGGGCTGCCATCGCGCTGCCACAGCGCGATGTGGACGGCCCAGTCCGGCCGGCCCCGGCCGAACTCACGGGTGCCGTCGACCGGGTCGACGATCCACACCCGGTCCGAGCGGAGCCGGACCAGGTCGTCGGCGGCCTCCTCCGACAGGATGGCGTCGTCGGGGCGCGCGGTGCGCAGCCGATCGAGGATCAGCGTGTTGGCGTGCCGGTCGCCGGCCGCGCCGAGGGTGTAGGGATCGTGGGAGCCCAGCCGGTCGCGCACCGACAGCAGGAA from Mycolicibacterium phocaicum includes the following:
- the mshC gene encoding cysteine--1-D-myo-inosityl 2-amino-2-deoxy-alpha-D-glucopyranoside ligase — encoded protein: MRSWLAPSVPNLPGRPKQAGPELRLYDTADRQVRPVSAGPKATMYVCGITPYDATHLGHAATYLTFDLVHRYWLDAGHDVHYVQNVTDVDDPLFERAARDGIDWRDLGDRETELFRQDMAALRVLPPHDYVGAIESVAEVVELVEKLLASGAAYVIDDAQYPDVYFRADATTQFGYESGYDRDTMLALFGERGGDPDRAGKASQLDALLWRVQRPGEPSWSSPFGAGRPGWHIECAAIALNRLGAGFDIQGGGSDLTFPHHEFSAAHAESVTGERRFARHYVHGGMIGWDGHKMSKSRGNLVLVSQLRADGVDPGAIRLGLMAGHYRADRFWSPEVLSTAQVRLQRWRAATALPAGPDATDLLARVRRYLADDLDTPKVLAALDGWSTDALEYGGHDAAAPRLVADTVDALLGVTL
- a CDS encoding 3'(2'),5'-bisphosphate nucleotidase CysQ, translating into MGMADSDRAQTDVALAAEVAQEAGEFLLSVRDRLGSHDPYTLGAAGDRHANTLILDRLRTARPDDAILSEEAADDLVRLRSDRVWIVDPVDGTREFGRGRPDWAVHIALWQRDGSPHGSITDAAVALPAHGEVHRTDTVTGPPPRRPGPIRVATSTYRPPAVVWWLRDVLDMELVGIGSAGAKAMAVVRGDVDAYVHAGGQWEWDSAAPAGVVQAAGLFASRLDGSPLRYNRPDPYLPDFVMCRPEFADTLLDAVRQVS